Within Fusobacterium gonidiaformans ATCC 25563, the genomic segment TAAACAACCATATAAACTCATTTTTCCATTTTCAAATTTTGAAAAATCATAATCAATTTTAGAAAAAATTTCTAATGCTTCTTTATCATAAAAATAAGAGGCATAATGTTTACTTCCATAAACTCTAGCATAAAATGGTATCAATAATGTTTCTTCCACTCCAGTTAATTGTATCCTTGTCATAAATTCCTCCTTTTATATTCTAATAATCTATTATAGTTGATTCTTATTTCTACTTCTACCCCAAAAAAAAGAAAAAAAGCTCTGAAAAATAAATACCTTTTTCAAAGCCTTCTTTTCTTAAAAATTCATGTACTAATTTTTTTCTAATTCTTTTTTAAAAATTCCATTTAAAATTAAAGCCAATGCTCCATCTCCTGTTACATTACAAGCTGTCCCAAAACTATCTTGTAAAGCAAAGATGGTTAACATTAAAGCTGTTCCTGTTTCATCAAAGCCAACAACAGAAATAATAATTCCCAAAGATGCCATAACCGTTCCACCAGGAACCCCAGGAGCTCCTACTGCAAAAATTCCTAGTAAGAACACGAATAAAATCATAGTTCCCACAGATGGTAGACTACCATACAAGATTTTAGAAACTGTCATTACAAAGAAAACTTCTGTCAATACAGAACCGCATAAATGAGTCGTTGCTCCCAAAGGAATTGCAAAATCAGCTACATCATCATGTAATACATTTGATTTTTTAGCACAACTCAATGCCACCGGTAAAGTAGCAGCAGATGACATTGTTCCTACCGCTGTTAGATAAGCCGGTCCATAATGTTTTAACAGGCTCCAAGGATTTTTTCCTGAAATAGCCCCTCCCAATAAGTATAAAACTGCTAGCCAAATATAATGTCCTAACAATACAATCACAATTACTTTTAGGAATACCGGAAATTGTTTTGTAATACTTCCTTCATAAGATAATGTAGCAAAAGTACTCGCAATAAAAATAGGTAATAAAGGAATTACTATTTTATAAACAACACTTAACATAATCTCATTAAATTCATCTAATAATTCTTCTGTCTTTTTAGAATTAGTCCAAATAACAGCTAGTCCTAAAACAATAGATAATACAAGAGCTGTCATCACAGACACTACTGGAGGAACTTCCACTTTAAAGATTAATTCGGGAATTTCCTTCAATCCTTCTACATTTGTTATAATATTTAACTTAGGAATTAAGATATATCCTGCAACCATAGAAAATAAAGCAGCTCCTACCGAAGAACTATAAGATAACCCTAACATAGTTCCCAACATTTTACTTGCATTCGATTTCATTTTCGTAATCGCCGGAGTGATAAAACCTAAAATGATAAGAGGAACAATGAAGAAAATAATTTGTCCTATCAAAAACTTAATCGTATTAATAATACCAATCACTTGCTCATTTGCATAAAGTCCTACAATAATCCCAATGATAACTCCCAATAACAATTTAACAATCAGATTGTCCTTTAATTTTGCCATTCGACACACCTCCATATTTTTCTGTCTATTATTCTAACATAGAATGAAAAAATTATCCATAACTTTATGAAAAGAAACAAAAAAGAAGAGCTTTATCACTCTTCTCTCTGTAAATTTTTCTTTGTCTACAAGAAAACTAAGAAATTTTATCTCCTGCCGTACTACCAGAACGTAAAGTATAAATTTCTTCAATATGAATCACAACAGCAGCTTTTGGTGCTCCCATTTTTCCTTTTGCCCACTCTACTGCTTCATCATAATATTTTCCTTCTGTAAATACTTCTGCCTTTCCTACAAAACGATACCCATCTAATTTAGACCAATCAGCATAAGCTACTGCTACTTTCCCGTTATCTATTAAATTTTTCATAGTTTGTTTCCCTGTATTTTCATTATAAATCAAAGTATGTTCATCTAAGAGTCTCATAGAACGTTTTGGACCAATATTTGGAATTCCATCATTACTTACAGTCGATACATAAGCCAGTTCTTTTTCTATCATTTCTTTCATTACGTCTGTTAACATTTTATTACCTCCTAATATTTTAAAATACTGAATATTTTATATTATATATTAGTTTATCTCTTTTGTCAATTTTATATAATATATCCTTTTCTTCTTAAAATATCTTCAGAAAATGTATCTGCTGGCTTATATCCATCTTTTAATAAATTTTTAGTGTAAATTCCATTATATAAGAAACTTAAAATGAGTTGTGCCATACAAAGAGTACAAGCATTTAAAATCAGCATAACAATAAACCACATTGCATCTCCACGAAATAGTGGAACAAAGAAACCAAAGAAAAATGTAGTCCAAGAAAAACCAAGATAAGATTTCTTAAGAGCTCCATTTTTTTCTAATTGAATTGTTGTTGCCATTCTTCTACCTCCTCTCTAATCCTCATATCCATTTGGATGAGATTTATGCCAATTCCATGCAGTTTCAATAATTTTTTCTAAACTATTGTATTTGGGCGTCCATTTCAATTCATGCATTGCTTTTTCAGAAGAAGCTACCAACTTTGCAGGATCTCCTGCTCTTCTTGGAGAAGTTTCTGCCGGAATTGTATGCCCTGTAACCTTTCTACAAACTTCAATTACTTCTTTCACTGAAAATCCTTCCCCATTTCCCAAATTAAAAACAGTACTGTCTCCTCCCTTTCGTAATCGATTTAAAGCTAAAATGTGAGCATCTGCTAAATCCATAACATGAATATAATCTCGAATACAAGTTCCGTCTTGCGTTGGATAGTCATCTCCATAAATTCCAATCTTCGCTCTTTGACCTAAAGCAACTTGCAACACAATAGGGATTAAATGTGTTTCCGTTGTATGTGCTTCTCCAATTTCTCCACTCGCATGAGCACCGGCCACATTAAAATATCGCAAGGCAGTATACTTAATTCCATATGCTTTATCACACCATTTTAGCATTTTTTCAACACATAATTTGCTTTCTCCATAAGGATTTGTCGGAAAAGTGGTATCCGTTTCTAAAATAGGAATATTTTCCGGCTCCCCATAAGTCGCAGCAGTGGAAGAAAATACAATATGATTTACTTTGTATTTTTTCATTGCCTTTAATAGACATAAAGTCCCATAAAAATTATTTTCAAAATATTTTAAGGGCTCTTCCACACTTTCTCCTACCAAGGAAAAAGCGGCAAAATCAATAACTCCATCAATACTATGCTTTTCAAAAGCATGATTTAAAAATTCTTCATCTCGTAAATCTCCAAGTAAAAGTTCTGCTCTCTCATCTACCGCATCCACATGACCTGTAATTAAATTATCAATAACAACAACTTTTTCTCCTTGGTCTAATAATGCTTTTACAACATGACTTCCAATATATCCTGCTCCACCACATACCAATACTGCCATCGTTTTCCTCCTTAATTTTCATTGACTGCTTCCACGAATCTTAACAAACCTTTTCGTCCTTCTTCTGTTCTTTTATATACTCCTGCATCTTCTAAAACATGAGAGAATACAATTCCCACTTCTTTTTCTAAATCAATCTCTGCATTTGGAAAAGAAGCAATCCAATCGTAGTGTTTTATTACTCTTTCATCCGCTTTTATTTTTTCTAAATAGCTTTCCTCTTTTAAATATCCTCGAATGATTTCTAATTCTTCTTTTAGTCTTCCAGGTAATACAGCTAGTCCCATAACTTCAATTAAACCAATATTTTCCTTTTTAATATTATGATATTCCTTATGAGGATGGAAAATTCCAAGTGGGTGTTCTTCACTTCTCCTATTGTTTCGAAGCACCAAATCCATTTCAAAATTTTCTCCTCTTCTACGTCCAATAGGGGTAATGGTGTTGTGTGCTTCTTCTCCTGTGTAAGCAAAAATACCACACTCTTCATCACTATATTCTCTCCAAGTCCTCAAAATTTTATCAGATAAATTTATAATCGCTTCTCGATTAGGAGAAGAAATACGAAGTACAGACATTGGCCATTTCACAATTCCGGCCTTCACTTTTTCAAAGCCTTGAAATACAATTTCTTCTTCTATCTCAGCTTTCGCCATAGGAAATTCATGATTTCCCCCTTGATAGTGGTCATGACTTAAAATAGAACCTCCCACAATTGGTAAATCCGCATTCGAACCTAAAAAATAATGAGGAACTTGTTCTAAAAAATCTGTAATTCTTGCAAAACTACCTCGACTAATTTTCATCGGTCTATGTTCTCTTGAAAACACAATCGCATGTTCATTGTAATAAACATAAGGAGAATACTGTAAATACCATTTTTCTTCTTCTAAAATAAATGGCAGCACTCTATGATTTTGTCTCGCCGGGTGATTTCCTCGACCCGCATATCCTACATTCTCATAACAAAGTAAACATTGAGGATAAGAAGAGCTTGGTAAATTTTTTTGCCTTTCAATATCTCTGGGATCCTTTTCAGGCTTTGATAAGTTGATTGTAATTTCTAAATTTCCATATTCTGTTGGAACTTTCCAGTATACATTCTTTGCAATTCTATCCATACGAATATAATTTGTCTTTTGAGAAAATTCATAAAATTTTTGAGTTGCCACTTCCTTGCTGAATTCAGAAGTTGCTCGAAATCTATCAATAACTTGGCTAGGACTTGGAGTCAATTTTCCCATAATTTTTGTATCAAACAGCTCTCGATTTCCGGCAGTATCTTCTATAATTCCTTGCTCTACTGCATAATCACATAAGGTATCCAAAATACTTTGTGGATACTTTGGCATCATACATGCAGAAATAGGCATTTCTTTCCATTCTGTTAAATGAAACAAATCCATCAATTCATTTCTAACCCAAATTTCATCATAATCTACTATTAACTCATTTTCTAGTCCATACTTAATCAATCGGTTTAAAGTACCATGGATTTCTGCCATTAAAATTCACCTAACTTTCTTGTTCCTTCTCCAATCTTTGCAATATAAAACTCTGCCTTTAATCCTGTCTTTTCTTGATATTTTTTTCCAACATTTTCAATAAAATGTTCTACTGCTTCATTTTTTACAATACTAACCGTACAGCCCCCAAAACCTGCACCTGTCATTCGAGAACCTAAACATCCTTCTTCTTCCCAGGCTGCTTCCACTAAACTATCTAATTCAAAACCTGTTACTTCATAATCATCTCGCAAAGAAATATGAGAATCATTCATCAGTTTTCCAAAAGCACAAATATCATTTTGATTTAATTTTTCCACAGCTATTTTTGTTCTCTCATTTTCTGCCACTGCATGTTTTGCTCTTTTTTGTTTTTCTTCTCCCAAAATCAAAGATTTTTTTTCTTCAAATTCTTGAAGGGATAATTCTCCTAAATATTGAATCTTACATCCTTCTTTTTGAAGATCTGCAACAGCAGCCTCACAAGAAGCTCTTCTCTCATTATATTTAGAATCTGCTAAACCTCTTTTTTTATTGGTATTCGCAATCACAATAGAGGCATCTTCTAAAACGACCGGAACATAGTGATATTCTAAACTATTACAATCTAATAAAATAGCATGATCTTTTTTTCCCATCCCAATAGCAAATTGATCCATAATCCCACAATTTACTTTATTAAATACATTTTCTGATTTTTGACATAGCTTTACCATAGCGACTCGATCCATCTCTACTTGATACAAATCTCGTACAATTTCAGCCATCAATAATTCAATTGAAGCAGAGGAAGATAGCCCTGCTCCATTCGGGATATTTCCTTCAAATAAAATATCAAAACCGAAAGAAGTATTGACTCCTAATTCTTGAAACATTTTAATGACACCTTTTGGATAATTTGTCCAAGCATCTTTCTCATCATAGATAATATTTTCTAAAGAAATTTCAAATATTCCTAATTCTTTGAAATTATTAGAATACATTCGACAAAGCTTATCCTTTCTTCTTTTTAATACTGCATAAGTTCCAAAGCTTAAAGCACAAGGAAATACATAGCCTCCATTATAATCTGTATGTTCTCCAATCAAATTTACTCTTCCCGGAGAAAAATATCCTTCTAATGTATCATTTTTCTCTATTGAAAACAATTGTTTTGCTTCTTCACATAATCTTTTTACTATTATTTCCATCTGTTCCATATCTCTTCTTCTCCTTAATTCTTATTTTCTTTATTATAAGTATTTTTCTTATTTTGTCAAAACAAAAAGATCTCTTTTTAGAAAACTTATTTTAGATTCTTTAATAAGTTCACTTTTTCAAAGATAAATTTTTCTAACCAATAATCTTTTTCAAAAGAAGCATAGGAAATATGACCTCCATATTTTGGAGTTTCTAAATATAGAAACGTATTTTTTTCAACTTCTTCTCTAGGATAGCAAGATTCACTCATCATAGGATCATCCAAAGCTGTTAATATGAAAGAGGGATGATGAATATTTTTCAAACAAAATAAAGAACTGTTCTTTTTATAATATTCATAAGCATCTTTACAGCCTGCTAATTTTGAGGTAACTAAATTATCAAATTCTACTAAGGTTTTTGCTTTCTGAACTTCTTCCAATGAAATTTCAAATTTTTGAAAAATATTTGGATATTTTTCCTCCTTCTGAATCATTTTTTTCTTTAATTGTTTTAAAAAATATTGTTCGTATATTTTATTCCATCCTCGTGCAAATAAAAGAGAGCTTCCTTTTAAATCACAAGGTGGTGAAACAGCTACTCCCATTTTAACATTCTTCGGAATATCTATTTCCGTTCCCAAATAATGTAACACTTTATTAGCTCCTAAACTAAAACCAATTAAAACAATTTCTTCATAAGAGCTGGCATATTGTAATGCAGTGCTAATCTCATCGCCTTTTCCTGCTATATAAAAAAAAGGACTTGGGTTTGGCTCCTTACTACAACTTCGATAGTTTAAAGCTAGTACATCCCAAGATTTTTCTGAAAAATAACGAGCAAATGCTTTGATATAGTGACTCTCCGAACTTCCTTCCAATCCATGACAAAGAAGAATCAGTTTGGAATTTCCCTTTTCTACCCAATCAAAATCTAAAAAATCACCGTCTTCTAGAAATATTCTTTGTCTACGATAGCTAATATCTACCTTACGAAAAAAAGTAGGATAACAGGTATTGATATGAGCATTTCGGAACCAAAAGGAGGGCTTATATTCTATCATTCTACTACCTCCTCTAATATAAAATCTACAATTCTTTCTTCTAAACCAAAGCTTTGATTTTTGGATTCATAACCTAGATGACCCCCAAATTTAGGTCTTTCAAAAAATAAATTTGGATTTTTCTTTCCCTCTTCCACAGGAAAACAATTTTTGGAAACGACAATATCATCCCAAGGTAATAACAATAAAGTCGGCTTTGTAATCAAATGTAACTTCCCTTTCGTACTTGTCGTTCTATAATACTCATCTACATCTTTAAACCCTTCTATTTTTACAGTAAAAGTCTCATCAAAAGCTTGGAGTCCTTTACTCTGTAATACTTCCTCCAATTTGATTCCTGCTTCTTCAAAAATACCGGGATATTTTTTATTTTTTTCACGAAGGCAATCTTTCATCCTATCTAAGAAATATTCTTGATACTCTCCATTCCCTAATTTTTCAAAATCAGTAATGGAATCCCAAACATCACAAGGAGCTGAGACAGAAACGGCCCCCTTTATCATCTTATAGTTCTTTAAGAGATGTACCATAAAATTTAAAACAATATTTCCACCCATACTAAAACCAACTAAAACAATTTCAGAATACTCTTCTTCAAACGCTTTTATGACGGTTTCTAAATCTAAATAAGTCATCATACCATACATTTTAGCTCTTCGATTGACTTCTTCACTACAAGAACGATAATTCATTGCAACAACATCGAAATTTCTTCTTTGAAATTCTTTTGCTGTCGATTTCATATAAGGAGCTCGAGCACTTCCTCCTAACCCATGACAAAGAATAGCCAATCGGCTATTCCCTGTCAATAAACAATCCAGATCTAAAAAATCTTCATCTTCTGTTGTAATTCTTCTTCGTTCGTAATTCAACATTTCTCTATTCTTCCTTACTTATAATTATGTTTTTTCTTCAATTCTTTTAACAATTCTTCCTTTATCGGAATATCGTCTTGATAAAGACTAGGAATTACCCTTTCTACCGGAATAATTCCAATGGACATAATAATTCCTTCCGGTAAAGACATTCGAAATGTTTTTAAATAGGATAGCATTTCCTCTAGTTTTTCCTCTGCTACAATAAGATTAAAGAAACAATCCGTTCCCGGCCATATCTTATTATTTTTATGACGCAAAGTCTTACTGATCACTCTTTCTGCATGAGATTGTACTGCATAATAGTAGAAACCGATGTCTTCAAAAAAATCTTCTAATCTTCCTTTTTGTGATTCATTTACATGGATCAGTATCATTTTATAATTACTCATTTCCATCACGCTTCCCCCTTATTTTATCTTTTTAAAAAATTTAAAATTAGAAAAAAAGTGTTTCCCTCGCATAATAAAATCATCCATTAAGGAATACAAAATTGGAATTACTATTAAAGTTAATAAAGTCGATACACTCAAACCAAAAATAACAGCTAAAGACATTCCTTTATAAATTTCAGAGCCTTCTCCAAATCCTAGAGCCATAGGAATCATTCCTAAAACAGTAGTAGCCGTTGTCATTAGGATAGGACGTAGTCTTGTAGAACCTGCTTCTATAATTGCTTCTGTTCGACTCATTCCCCGTACTCTCATAAGTTGAATAAAATCAATCAACACGATGGCATTATTGACAACAATTCCTGCCAATAAAATAATTCCTATCATGGTCATCATATTCATTGCCTGACCTAAAATAAAGAGCCCTAAGAAAACTCCAATCAAAGCTAAAGGAATCGAACCAATCACCACAAAAGGTAATAAGAAACTTTCAAATTGAGCTGCAATTAAAGCATAAATTAAGAAAATTGCAATCAAGAGAGCAGAAGAAAGTTGAGACATCGTTGCATTCATATTTTCAGATTCTCCACCCCAAGAATAACTAATAGCATCGGATTGGTTTACCTTCTTAAATGCTTCAATAAAGGCCTGCTGTACTCCTCTTACTCCTAAACCATTATCATTTGCAGAAATCGTTACACTATAAATCCTATCTTTCTTTTGAATAGATAAAGAGCCCTCTCCATAAACAATATCTGCCACATCTCCAACTTTGATAAATTTATTGTCTCCAATTTTAATGTTTAAGTTCTTTAATTGGTTAATGTCTTGTCTTTTTTCTTTTGGAAGCCTTACAAGAACATCAATATTTTCTGTTCCTGTTTTTATCGTAGTTGTATTCCCACGATTTCCTCCTAATATATAATAACTCAAATTTTGTGCAATTACAACCGGATTTATTCCATAGCTTCTAATTTTATCTCGATTTAATATAAGTCTTGCTTCTTGGTTTCCCGGATCCAAAGAGGACTTTACATCTCGTACTTTAGGATTTTTAGATATCTCTTCCTGTACTAAAGCTCCCAAAGCCTTAATTTCACTTAAATTGGCTCCTTTAATTTGAAATTCAACATCTCTACGAATACTTCCCATTCCAAAATCTTCTTTCAAACTCACTCTGGTATCAGGAATTTTAGAAACCAAAGGTCTCATTTTCTCTATAATGTCAAAAACACTTGTAGATCTTGTATCTTTTTTTCCAATATCTACATTCACATTGACACTATTATTGCCCACAATAATAAAGTATGTTTTCGTATTTGGTTCTTCTTTGACAAAAGCTTCAATTTGTTTTGCAATCTTATCTGATTTTTCTAGATCTAATCCATTTGGTAATTCTGCTGTAATAGAATATCTTCCTTGATCTTGTTTCGGCATAAAATTAAATTTTAAAAAACTCGAAACAAAAATAGAAAATACAAATATTCCTAAAGTAATAAATATCGTTAATTTTCTATGCGATAAAGCATACGAAATCAATTTCAAATATTTTTCTCGCATTTTATGAAAAATCTTTCCATCAGAAGAAATTTTCACATCATTGCTCATGAGTTTACTTGCTAACATCGGAATTAAAGTTAAGGCCACAATCAAAGCAGCAACATTCGAAAAAATAATCGCATAAGCCATATCTCTAAAAATTTCACGAGCAAAACCGGGAATAAACAAAATTGGAATGAATACCAACATTGTTGTCAAAGCAGAAGCAAAAATAGAAGCACTTACTTCCGTAGAACCATTTTCAGAAGCTTCCAACACTGGAGAGTGTAATTCTGTAATATGACGATAAATATTATCAATAACTACCACAGAGTTATCCGTTAACATTCCTACTCCAATCGATAGTCCCATCAAAGAAATCAAATTTAAAGTAGTTCCTGTTGCCTTTAAAAAAGCAAACGTAAAAATAACAGAAATGGGTAAGGCTAAAGTAATTAAAAAAGTAGCTCTGATATTTCTTAAAAATACAAATAGTACAATGGTTGCTAAAATCAATCCTTGAAGAGCATTGGAACTCACTCCAGTTATAGAACTTTTAATATCCACAGAAGTGTCCATAATAATATTGTATTCTGTTCCCTTAGGCATAATTCCTTTCAATTCTCTTAACGCTTTATTTGCTTTCTCTGTCAAATCTACGGTACTTCCGTCGGTTGATTTTTGAAGTAGAATCGTAATCGCCTCTTTCCCGGAGATATATCCTTTATTACTCTCATCTTCTCTTGTCAAAACAACATTAGAAATATCTTTTAATCGCAAAGTATTCCCATTACTACTGATAATCATATTTTCAAAATCTTCAATACTTTGCATCTCTCCCATATAACGTACTACTAATTGCTTTGTTCCTGTTTGTAGAGTTCCTATCGGTAGAACTGTATTCGAAGAGGAAATCAAATTATAAAGTTCTACCGGCGAAAGATTATAAGCTGCTAATTTCTCACTGTCTACCTGAATTTGTAATTGTTTTGCAGCATTTCCATAAACATCTACCTGTGCCGCTCCGGGTAAACTTTCAAATTTTGGTTTTAAATATTCATCGACAAAGGTAGTTAATTCTGCTTTGTTCGGAGCGCTCATCATAACAACCATACTTAAACTTCCTATTCCTGCTTGAATTTTCTTTGCAACTGGGTTACTTGCATCCTTTGGCAAATCATTTAAAATTTTAGAAACCTCTCTTTGAATTTCTGTTACTTTTTGATCTGCATTTGTTCCAAAATTAAATTTTACTACAATACTAGAAGAACCATAAGAAGAGGTAGATTCTATTTTATCAATTCCTTCTACATTCGGTAAAATTGCTTCTATTTTTTTTGTAATCTGTGTCTCCACATCTTCTGCTACCGCTCCACTCCAACTACTTCGAATGGTTACTGTTGGAATTTCCATATTTGGTAATAATTCTGTTCTCATACTAAACATTGTAATAATTCCAATGAAAATAACAGAAATTACTATCATACTTGTAGCAACGGGTCGTCGTATTGAAAGACCTGACAATGTCATATTTTTCCTCCCTTATGTTCTACTAATTTGCTTGTTTTGGATCTAGGTCTGCCGGAGTGCTTTCTTCCACCTTATCTCCATCTTGTAATCCAAATAATCCTTTTACTACAATTCTATCTCCCTCTTGAATATCTTTCGAAATAATTTCTGTGTATTCTCCATTTTGGGATCCTGCTTGTACTTCTACTCTCACTGCTTTCCCATCTACAATTTTAAAAACATAGCTAATTAAATTTCTTACAAAAATAGCTTCATCAGGAACAGAAAGGACTTGCTTACTTCCTATCGATAGATTGACAGAAGCATACATTCCATCTTTTATTTCTTTCTCTGAATTTTGTAATATTATTTTTGTCATAAAGTTTTTCGTAGTAGTATCTGCAATCGGGTTTACTTCACTAATCACAGCCTCGTAATCTTTTCCGGTATTATCCACATGAACGGTTAAATGATCTCCATTTTTTACATTCGCGATATATTCTCCCGGTAAACCGATATATGCTTGCATTTGACTATCATTTAAAACAGTAAAAACATCTTCTAAAGGATTTACCTTGTTTCCTTCTTTTCCAAATAAATTTCCAATGGTTCCACTAATGTCTGCTCTTCTTTCCAACTTGCTATAATCACTCTGAGCACTTTGAAACATTGCCTTTGCAACCTCTAATTGTCCACTAGCAGATATCAAGGTATTTTCATAAGAAACATATTCCAAATGAGACACTAAACCTCGATCATATAATTGTTTAAACTTACTATGATTTCCTTGAGCAATTCGATAAGAAGATTCTGCTGTCTGTAAATTTGCTAAAGCTTGTAAATAGGATGCTTTTGTTCCGGCATCTGAAAAGCTCATAACTAAGTCTCCTTTTTTCACATAATCTCCGTTCTTTTTATAGATTTTTTCAATAGTTCCTCCGCGTTCCGTATTGTGATTCACCTTATCTTTCGGTTCTAGGACTGCATCTGATTCAAATATCTGACTCATTTCTCTGATAATAACCTGTTCACTTACTATTTTTTTTACCGGTCTTTCCATAGGAGTTTCTTCCTTTTTTCCACAGGCTACAAACAATACTATTCCCATTAACATTATTGCAATGATTTGTTTTCTCATCTTTCCTCCTAAAAATTATACTAACAATGATCTATAATATTCAAAAGCATAGTAATAATCTAATTCTGCTTGATAATAATTTACTCTCGCTTCTCTTAATTGTGTTTCCGATAGCAAATAATCTATAGTAGAAATCAATCCTGAATCAAATTTTTCTTGATCCATGCTAAAGTTTAGTTCTGCTGCCTCCAATCCTCTTTTCCTAGATTCTCTCAAAATTTCCAATCGTTGTAATTCAGAATAAGCAGTTTTTAAAGTTAATTCTATCGTATCTTGAGCTGTCATTTCTGACAATTCTTTATTCTCTTTTTCCAATTTTGCAATTTGATAGTTGTCATAATCACTTCCAAAAGAAAATACATTCCAAGAAACAGAAAGCCCTCCCATCCATTCGGCATCTTCTCTTGTTTGCTTCCATTTTGTTCTTTCCGTTGCCACTCCATAACTTGCAAAAGCATTTATCTTAGGAAGCATATTTCCTAAAGCAGCTGTTTCTTGAGCTTTTGCTATCTCAACTTGCGACTTTGCAATCAAAGATTGAATACTAGATTCTAAAGCTTTTTCTTTATCTTTTTGAAAATCAATAGTATCTGTTAAATGATTTGGTACATTAAACTCTTTCACTTCTAGTTGCTCTTCTTTATCTATTCCCATTTGGAATTTCAAATCTTCAGTTTGTACCTCAATATTACTTTTGGCTTTTGCAATCAAAGATTGTATCTCTAATAAATTATATTTTGTCTTTAATAAATCTGTTTTTGTGATCAATCGCAACTCCAATTGTGCTTCTTGTTTTTGATATCGCTTTTGTAATTGCTTCTCTGAGTTTTCTAAAGCTTGTAAATTTCTTTTACTATTCACAATATTAGAGAAAGTTCGTATGGTTTTTAAACGAGTATTCAACCCTTCTTGAACATACGACAGATCCGCGATTGTTTCATAAGCTTTAGCCCCTTGAATCCCGGCAATAATAGCTCCACCTTGAAAAATTGGTTGACTAATCGTAATTGATTGTTTATATCCTCCTTTTTCTAATTGCATAGAAGACTTATTTTTAGAGATATTTCTCTCATACTCTGTACGTTGATAACTAGTATTATAAAGAACACTTGGTAATGCTTTTTTGATTGCTTGACTCCTATTTAGTTTTGAAATTTGTAATTTTTTCTCTGAAATTTTAAGTGTCTTACTGTGATTCATCGATTCTTGAATTGCCTCTTCCAAGGTAATTTCCCTTGCAAAGGCTAAACTTCCCACTAAAAAAAACATAGTCCATATTTTTTTCATTCTTTCATCCCCTATTTACTTTATCATTTTTAAAATATTCTTAATCAAAAACTC encodes:
- a CDS encoding efflux RND transporter periplasmic adaptor subunit, coding for MRKQIIAIMLMGIVLFVACGKKEETPMERPVKKIVSEQVIIREMSQIFESDAVLEPKDKVNHNTERGGTIEKIYKKNGDYVKKGDLVMSFSDAGTKASYLQALANLQTAESSYRIAQGNHSKFKQLYDRGLVSHLEYVSYENTLISASGQLEVAKAMFQSAQSDYSKLERRADISGTIGNLFGKEGNKVNPLEDVFTVLNDSQMQAYIGLPGEYIANVKNGDHLTVHVDNTGKDYEAVISEVNPIADTTTKNFMTKIILQNSEKEIKDGMYASVNLSIGSKQVLSVPDEAIFVRNLISYVFKIVDGKAVRVEVQAGSQNGEYTEIISKDIQEGDRIVVKGLFGLQDGDKVEESTPADLDPKQAN
- a CDS encoding TolC family protein codes for the protein MKKIWTMFFLVGSLAFAREITLEEAIQESMNHSKTLKISEKKLQISKLNRSQAIKKALPSVLYNTSYQRTEYERNISKNKSSMQLEKGGYKQSITISQPIFQGGAIIAGIQGAKAYETIADLSYVQEGLNTRLKTIRTFSNIVNSKRNLQALENSEKQLQKRYQKQEAQLELRLITKTDLLKTKYNLLEIQSLIAKAKSNIEVQTEDLKFQMGIDKEEQLEVKEFNVPNHLTDTIDFQKDKEKALESSIQSLIAKSQVEIAKAQETAALGNMLPKINAFASYGVATERTKWKQTREDAEWMGGLSVSWNVFSFGSDYDNYQIAKLEKENKELSEMTAQDTIELTLKTAYSELQRLEILRESRKRGLEAAELNFSMDQEKFDSGLISTIDYLLSETQLREARVNYYQAELDYYYAFEYYRSLLV